A genomic window from Candidatus Deferrimicrobium borealis includes:
- a CDS encoding NAD(P)H-quinone oxidoreductase — protein sequence MKAVLMSGLGGIEFLHIAEHPDPVMKEDELLVKIRATALNRADLLQRRGKHPPPKGVPDILGLEMAGEVASVGPACEGWAPGDRVCALLPGAGYAELVAIPAGLAMRIPEVLSFEQAAAIPEVFLTAYRNLFDVCGLGFGQTVLVHAGGSGVGTAAIQLVREAGGISLVTAGSSEKIARCAALGAIAGWNYKDGPFAPWVAEQTGGRGVDIVLDFVGAPYFGQNLEALAVDGRMAVIGTLGGADVGAFSLRTLMSKRLLIAGAGLRSMDTARKIALTRAFSEFALPRFADGRLVPMVDSVFDWRDVGDAHLRMEANANIGKIVLRVTG from the coding sequence ATGAAAGCGGTTCTGATGAGCGGGTTGGGCGGCATCGAGTTCCTTCACATCGCGGAGCATCCCGACCCTGTCATGAAGGAGGACGAGCTCCTCGTCAAGATCCGGGCGACGGCGCTCAACCGCGCCGACCTGCTGCAGCGGCGCGGGAAGCACCCCCCTCCCAAGGGGGTCCCGGACATCCTCGGGCTCGAGATGGCGGGAGAGGTCGCCTCGGTCGGCCCCGCGTGCGAGGGATGGGCCCCGGGGGACCGGGTGTGCGCCCTGCTCCCGGGCGCCGGATACGCGGAGCTCGTGGCCATCCCCGCGGGACTGGCGATGCGGATCCCCGAAGTTCTCTCCTTCGAGCAGGCCGCGGCGATCCCGGAGGTATTCCTGACGGCGTACCGGAATCTGTTCGACGTGTGCGGCCTCGGATTCGGGCAGACGGTGCTGGTGCACGCGGGGGGAAGCGGCGTGGGGACGGCGGCGATCCAGCTGGTCCGCGAGGCGGGGGGAATCTCCCTCGTCACGGCGGGTTCCTCGGAGAAGATCGCGCGGTGCGCGGCGCTGGGCGCGATCGCCGGGTGGAACTACAAGGACGGGCCGTTCGCCCCGTGGGTCGCGGAGCAGACCGGGGGGCGCGGGGTCGACATCGTCCTGGATTTCGTCGGGGCGCCGTATTTCGGGCAGAACCTGGAGGCACTCGCGGTCGACGGAAGGATGGCCGTCATCGGGACGCTCGGCGGGGCCGATGTCGGGGCGTTCAGCCTGCGGACGCTCATGTCGAAGCGGCTGCTGATCGCGGGGGCGGGGCTTCGCTCGATGGACACCGCGCGGAAGATCGCGCTCACCCGCGCCTTCTCGGAGTTCGCGCTTCCCCGGTTCGCCGACGGGAGGCTCGTCCCGATGGTCGACTCCGTCTTCGACTGGCGCGATGTCGGCGACGCCCACCTGCGGATGGAGGCGAACGCCAACATCGGGAAGATCGTCCTGCGGGTGACGGGGTAA